In a single window of the Papaver somniferum cultivar HN1 chromosome 8, ASM357369v1, whole genome shotgun sequence genome:
- the LOC113302578 gene encoding GATA transcription factor 27-like yields the protein MRNMGKHGPCFHCGVTSTPLWRNGPPEKPVLCNACGSRWRTKGSLTNYTPLHARAETDDFEEYKAPKVKNLVIKAKGSKMYKRKHDHDSFVVKMEDPDYEISYRRGTDEDTSNRSSSGSAISYSESCAQFGTTEASEWTGSAQSIVWDTLVPSKKRTCVRRPKASSVEKLTKDLYSILQEQQQSSYFSGSSEEDLLFESETPIGSVEIGHGSILIKHPNAAVRDEESEASSFSIDKSNTVNEVYSGSTSLPVQTSYKGFNCPSVGSDNKIRRPFVAGIQSDCTKSDKSHKEDSPILQHHRSPLRSVDLKDVVSFEEFVRHFTLEEQQLLMKHLPSWDTARLPDSLRSMFSSVQFAEDLSSFQKLLAEGVFDLTFSGMSTEECKMLKKLALVNPTKSKWVEHYNMLKDVKGKQITGGKGVSHGSSVLGAQNFLSSKRPRDSKNQNFPEMKAMMKSPNRSVMKSSHEMKDPVEYDGSCFSPRSLFGFTPERSSLMLDCFHFADDSSEQDLLFDVPTNGSFPQAELLHPSTSFISQQASTSSSVICSHLTNL from the exons atgaggaacATGGGGAAGCACGGACCTTGTTTTCATTGTGGAGTTACAA GCACTCCTCTATGGCGTAACGGACCACCTGAAAAGCCGGTTTTGTGCAATGCATGTGGGTCTCGATGGAGAACAAAAGGATCACTCACAAACTACACCCCATTGCATGCCCGAGCGGAAACTGATGATTTTGAGGAATACAAAGCCCCGAAAGTGAAGAACCTCGTAATTAAGGCCAAGGGCTCAAAGATGTACAAAAGGAAGCACGATCATGATAGTTTTGTAGTCAAAATGGAGGATCCAGACTATGAAATAAGCTACCGTAGGGGCACAGATGAGGATACAAGCAACAGATCTAGCTCTGGCTCTGCAATATCTTACTCCGAAAGTTGTGCACAGTTTGGTACTACTGAGGCAAGTGAATGGACAG GTTCAGCACAATCAATTGTGTGGGATACGCTCGTGCCGTCAAAGAAGAGGACATGTGTGAGGCGACCAAAGGCATCATCTGTCGAGAAGCTCACGAAGGATCTATACTCAATTTTGCAGGAGCAACAACAGTCTTCCTACTTTTCTGGATCATCTGAAGAGGACTTGCTCTTCGAAAGTGAAACTCCCATAGGTTCGGTAGAGATAGGCCATGGAAGTATCCTCATTAAGCACCCCAACGCAGCAGTTCGAGATGAGGAATCAGAAGCAAGCTCCTTTTCAATAGACAAGTCAAACACTGTCAATGAGGTTTATTCAGGTTCCACATCCCTTCCTGTACAAACTAGTTACAAGGGGTTTAACTGTCCAAGTGTGGGCAGTGATAATAAAATCAGGAGGCCATTCGTAGCAGGGATACAGTCAGATTGCACAAAAAG TGATAAGTCTCACAAAGAAGATTCTCCCATACTGCAACATCACAGATCGCCACTGAGATCCGTAGATCTAAAA GATGTTGTGAGCTTCGAGGAGTTCGTGAGGCATTTCACACTTGAAGAACAACAACTATTGATGAAGCATCTGCCATCTTGGGATACAGCTAGACTTCCTGATAG CCTTAGAAGTATGTTTAGTAGTGTGCAGTTCGCGGAAGACCTATCTTCTTTTCAGAAACTGCTCGCGGAAGGTGTGTTTGATCTAACTTTCTCAGGAATGAGTACTGAAGAATGTAAAATGCTGAAAAAGCTAGCTCTGGTCAATCCAACAAAATCTAAATGGGTTGAGCACTATAATATGCTAAAG GATGTAAAAGGCAAACAAATTACAGGAGGAAAGGGAGTTTCACACGGTTCGAGTGTCCTCGGGGCTCAAAATTTTCTATCCTCGAAGAGACCTCGTGATTCCAAAAATCAGAACTTTCCAG AAATGAAAGCAATGATGAAAAGCCCCAATAGGTCGGTCATGAAATCCAGTCATGAAATGAAGGATCCGGTTGAATACGATGGTTCCTGCTTCAGTCCAAGAAGTCTATTTGGTTTCACCCCCGAAAGGAGTTCACTTATGTTGGATTGTTTCCACTTCGCGGATGATAGTTCTGAGCAAGATCTTCTGTTCGATGTCCCAACAAATGGATCCTTCCCACAAGCAGAGCTTCTTCATCCATCAACAAGCTTCATTTCACAACAAGCCAGCACTAGTAGTAGTGTAATTTGCTCCCATCTCACTAACCTCTGA